The window GATGTTGGGCGTGTCGGGATTGAAGGTGTCACTCATTTTGACGCCAAGGTGGAAATTGCCAGGAAATAAACGAAAACCGCCAGCCCTCTCGAGACCAACGCGGGCCGCATTCTCACACGCATCCGCCACATTCGTGTAGGGGGAATCAAACTTTTGGGTCGAATTTTCAATCGAACTGCAATCGAACCAACCATTCCGCGACGCTGAGAACGCCGAGGAACACGACACCAAAACCAACCCACCAGTTCACCCTGCGAGACAAACAGCGGCCATACCAAACCAACCTCAAACCCAACACCAACAACACCAAAACGAAAAAACCCAGCAACATCCCAGACAAATTGGCGGAAGCGGAGGCAACCAAATCACCCCGCGTCAACCAACTCCAAGAAGTCGTCATCCCGCACGCAGGGCACCGAACCCCAAACAACATCCGCATCGAGCACGGGGGCAGCCCCAACTGCTGATGCGTCCCCAGCCCTGCCGACGCGGGCGATAACGAACGAGCCACACCGAGCAATCCACCGCCAACCAACACCCAAACGGCAACAAGCCCGCGAACACCAAAACCGCACGACTCCCCCGACAAACCGACGAGCGGCCGGGCACAGCCAACATCAATACAATCGGAATCAACACCACCTGAAGAAGCAGACGGTTCGCCTTCAAATTCAACGCCCAATCGACCATCCGCCCCGAAACAAGCCCAACGAAAGCAAACCAACAAACCCTCTCAACCCACTTTGCCCCGCCTATTCAAGGCAAGTCAACCAACACCGACTCAAGGGAACGAACAATCGCGTCGATGACCATTGCCTTGGAGAATTGAAAACACGAAAGACAGAGAGCGCAAAAGAGGCGAATCCACGCTTCCTAGCACGGATCAGGCCGCGACACGTCGCTGCCAAGATCAATCCAGGCAAAATCAACGGCTTTTTTTAATCAATTGTTCAAAAGCCGTTGACGCTCAATGACGTCAACCGTACATTCTCGCCTCCCCACGGCAAAGTTGCTGTGAGGAATGGACTCGTTTCTCGTTCCCGACTTGGAAGTAAGCAGTGTCAACCGGCCCCAGCGAAGTCATCCGCATTCGAATGGAAGCGTACGACCATGCCGTGCTGGACCAGAGTGCCCGCGACATTGTCGACACCGTCAAAGCGACCGCCAGCATTGTGCATGGCCCAATCCCTTTGCCAACCCGAATCGAACGATACACGGTTCTGTCGAGCCCCTTCGTCAACAAGAAGGCTCGCCAACAATATGAAATCCGAACGCACAAGCGTTTGGTGGACATCGTTCAGGCATCCGCCAAGACGATCGAAGCACTCAACAAGCTAAGCCTGCCGGCTGGTGTCGATATCAAGATCAAGGCGTCCGCCCGCTGATCGGTCGACAATCGCACTTCGCAACCCCGGCACTCAACTGACAAAGAGCCATCACTGACCTAGCCACCGCGAATCACTTCGCTGGCAAAACCAGTCTTCAACCGGCTCCCCAGTCAGAACAAGATCGGACCCCACGGCAACATGCCACCTCACCGGGGACCGACTCAAGTTACCCCATCACACACACGAATTGGTCACGGTTTTCCGCATGGTCGGATGTCGCGGCGAAATCACTCAGGCTCGGCGTCCGCCGATCACTTGAGCAGATCGCTTCGAAGGTCTCGGAACTCCTAACGAATCGCACATCGCTCGCTAACCGCGAGCAGGAACTGTTATGTCACCATCTATTCTTGGCCGTAAAATCGGGATGACTCAGATCTTCCTGGAAGACGGAACCGCTGTTCCCGTCACGGTCGTGCAAGCTGGCCCTTGCCACGTGCTTCAAGTACGCAGCAAAGACCGCGACGGCTATGAAGCCGTTCAAATGGGTTTCGAAGACAAGCCTCGCCGCCTGGCAAAACGCAGTGAGCGTGGCCAAGTTGCTACCATCGAAAGCAAACGTTCAAAGAAACGTTCGGCAGCCGGAATCGAAGCTCCAGCCAAGGCAGATTGCGAACCACAACGATTCGTTCGCGAATTCCGCGGATCATCTGAAGCAAACGTCGGCGACACACTCACCGTTGAACAGTTCAACGATGTCAAGAAGGTCGACATCACCGGAACCAGCAAGGGCCGAGGCTTCGCCGGGGTCATGAAGCGACACAACTTCGCCGGCCAACGAGCAACACACGGCGTCAAGAAGTGCCACCGCCACGCTGGTGGTACCGGGATGAGTGCATC of the Rhodopirellula baltica SH 1 genome contains:
- a CDS encoding DUF2752 domain-containing protein, coding for MGVEFEGEPSASSGGVDSDCIDVGCARPLVGLSGESCGFGVRGLVAVWVLVGGGLLGVARSLSPASAGLGTHQQLGLPPCSMRMLFGVRCPACGMTTSWSWLTRGDLVASASANLSGMLLGFFVLVLLVLGLRLVWYGRCLSRRVNWWVGFGVVFLGVLSVAEWLVRLQFD
- the rpsJ gene encoding 30S ribosomal protein S10, translating into MSTGPSEVIRIRMEAYDHAVLDQSARDIVDTVKATASIVHGPIPLPTRIERYTVLSSPFVNKKARQQYEIRTHKRLVDIVQASAKTIEALNKLSLPAGVDIKIKASAR
- the rplC gene encoding 50S ribosomal protein L3, which codes for MSPSILGRKIGMTQIFLEDGTAVPVTVVQAGPCHVLQVRSKDRDGYEAVQMGFEDKPRRLAKRSERGQVATIESKRSKKRSAAGIEAPAKADCEPQRFVREFRGSSEANVGDTLTVEQFNDVKKVDITGTSKGRGFAGVMKRHNFAGQRATHGVKKCHRHAGGTGMSASPSRTFKGKRMAGQYGNAKVTTRNLEVVRVDAENNLLMIRGAVPGPNGGFVSIRQTNKVG